A window of the Pseudomonas furukawaii genome harbors these coding sequences:
- a CDS encoding response regulator transcription factor: MPNSGEQVVYVVDDDQGMLDSTVWLLESVGLKALPFTSGRAFLEACDADLDACVLLDVRMPGMGGLNVQEEMRSRGLDLPIIFVSGHADVPIVVRAFKAGARDFIEKPYNEQLLLDSVQQALSSHEPKRGNDAGQGQLKERLDSLTPRERDVLLPLVQGYTNREIAEQLDISVKTVDLYRARVMKRMQAERLPDLVGMAIAAGLVDPLKLR; the protein is encoded by the coding sequence ATGCCCAACAGCGGCGAGCAGGTGGTGTATGTGGTGGACGACGACCAGGGGATGCTGGACTCCACCGTCTGGCTGCTGGAGTCGGTCGGGCTCAAGGCGCTGCCCTTCACCAGCGGCCGGGCCTTCCTCGAGGCCTGTGATGCCGACCTCGACGCCTGCGTGCTGCTGGACGTGCGCATGCCCGGCATGGGCGGCCTGAACGTCCAGGAGGAGATGCGCAGCCGTGGGCTCGACCTGCCCATCATCTTCGTCAGCGGCCACGCCGACGTGCCCATCGTGGTCCGCGCCTTCAAGGCTGGCGCCCGCGACTTCATCGAAAAGCCCTACAACGAACAATTGCTGCTGGACAGCGTGCAGCAGGCCCTGTCCAGCCATGAACCGAAGCGCGGCAACGACGCCGGCCAGGGGCAGCTGAAGGAGCGCCTGGACAGCCTCACCCCTCGCGAGCGTGATGTTCTGCTGCCCCTGGTACAGGGCTACACCAACCGCGAGATCGCCGAGCAACTGGACATCAGCGTGAAGACCGTGGACCTCTACCGCGCCCGGGTGATGAAGCGCATGCAGGCCGAGCGCCTGCCGGACCTGGTGGGCATGGCCATCGCGGCGGGGCTGGTGGACCCGCTGAAGCTGCGCTGA
- a CDS encoding glutamine synthetase family protein: MTFATVQEARDFLERNPDIDAIELFILDANGVPRGKLLHRDELLAVYESGRPLPSTILGLTLHGEDVENSGLVWDVGDIDCRAYPLPGSLVRLPWRRMPTAAVQVSMHPEAGMPAAIADPRHVLVEVIERLKADGYHPVMACELEFYLLDQKRDASGRPQPALDADGQRPRSTQVYGLRELEQIEPFLADLYAACKAQGIPARTAISEYAPGQVEITLEHGDALEAMDQAVRYKRLVKGVAHAHGMQACFMAKPFSEIAGTGMHMHVSLADAEGRNLYASEDPAGTPLLRQSVGGMLESLLDSLLMFCPNANSYRRFQANSYAPLAPTWGVDNRTVSLRVPGGPAASRHIEHRICGADANPYLAAAAILAGIHRGIRENLDPGEPVEGNGYAQATELLPTDWLTSLRALERSSWARDAFGTAFLGVYLAVKRAEYRQFMAEVGEQDWRWYLNQA; the protein is encoded by the coding sequence ATGACCTTTGCCACTGTGCAGGAAGCCCGGGATTTCCTTGAGCGGAACCCGGATATCGATGCCATCGAACTCTTCATCCTCGACGCCAACGGCGTTCCCCGCGGCAAGCTGCTGCACCGCGACGAGCTGCTGGCCGTCTACGAGTCGGGGCGTCCGCTGCCCAGCACCATCCTCGGCCTCACCCTGCACGGCGAGGACGTGGAGAACTCCGGCCTGGTCTGGGACGTGGGCGATATCGACTGCCGCGCCTACCCGCTGCCCGGCAGCCTGGTCCGCCTGCCCTGGCGCCGTATGCCCACCGCCGCCGTGCAGGTGAGCATGCACCCCGAAGCCGGCATGCCGGCCGCCATCGCCGATCCCCGGCATGTGCTGGTGGAGGTGATCGAGCGCCTCAAGGCCGACGGCTATCACCCGGTGATGGCCTGTGAGCTGGAGTTCTACCTGCTGGACCAGAAGCGCGACGCCAGCGGGCGCCCGCAGCCGGCCCTGGATGCCGACGGGCAGCGCCCCCGCAGCACCCAGGTCTATGGCCTGCGCGAGCTGGAGCAGATCGAACCCTTCCTCGCCGACCTCTACGCCGCCTGCAAGGCCCAGGGCATTCCGGCGCGCACCGCCATTTCCGAGTACGCGCCGGGCCAGGTGGAGATCACCCTGGAGCACGGCGACGCCCTCGAAGCCATGGACCAGGCCGTGCGCTACAAGCGCCTGGTCAAGGGCGTGGCCCATGCCCACGGCATGCAGGCCTGCTTCATGGCCAAGCCCTTCTCCGAGATCGCCGGCACCGGCATGCACATGCATGTCAGCCTGGCCGACGCCGAGGGCCGCAACCTCTACGCCAGCGAAGACCCCGCCGGCACCCCGCTGCTGCGCCAGTCCGTCGGCGGCATGCTGGAGAGCCTGCTGGACTCGCTGCTGATGTTCTGCCCCAACGCCAACTCCTACCGCCGCTTCCAGGCCAACAGCTACGCGCCGCTGGCACCGACCTGGGGCGTGGACAACCGCACCGTCAGCTTGCGCGTCCCGGGCGGTCCGGCTGCCAGCCGGCATATCGAACACCGCATCTGCGGCGCCGACGCCAACCCCTACCTGGCCGCCGCCGCCATTCTTGCGGGCATCCACCGGGGCATCCGCGAAAACCTCGATCCGGGCGAGCCCGTCGAGGGCAATGGCTATGCCCAGGCCACCGAACTGCTGCCCACCGACTGGCTCACCTCGCTGCGCGCCCTGGAGCGCTCCAGCTGGGCCCGCGACGCCTTCGGCACCGCCTTCCTCGGTGTCTACCTGGCGGTGAAGCGGGCCGAGTACCGCCAATTCATGGCCGAGGTGGGCGAGCAGGACTGGCGCTGGTACCTGAACCAGGCCTGA
- a CDS encoding NAD(P)/FAD-dependent oxidoreductase translates to MTAAIRHPLPAPERAPSYYSATLNEETAYPTLEGEVNVDIAIIGGGFTGVATAVEMAERGYKVALVETHKIGWGATGRNGGQVTGSLSGDAAMRKQMSRFLGPEVDDFIWYLRWRGHEIIKNRVARYGIQCDLKHGHLHAAMKPSHMDELKASYDEAVRRGMGDDVTLLDAAGVREHLASDLYIGAVKNTRNMHLHPLNLCIGEAKAAASLGALIFEHSEVQDIIHGDRPAVVTRRGRINAQQVLLAGDVYHKLERKQLKGMIFPAMGGIVTTRPLGDLAKQLNPQDLAVYDCRFVLDYYRMTGDGRLLFGGGANYSGRDSRDIAAELRPCIERTFPQLKGVEIDFKWSCAMGIVMNRIPQLGKLSKNVWYCQGYSGHGVATTHIMGEVMANAMSGSLEKFDTFAQCQHIRVPLSERLGNHMLAVGMWYYQLMEKLR, encoded by the coding sequence ATGACCGCTGCAATCAGACACCCGCTGCCCGCCCCCGAGCGCGCGCCGTCCTATTATTCCGCGACCCTTAATGAAGAGACCGCCTACCCGACCCTGGAAGGGGAGGTGAATGTCGACATCGCCATCATCGGCGGCGGTTTCACCGGCGTCGCCACGGCCGTGGAGATGGCCGAGCGTGGCTACAAGGTGGCCCTGGTGGAAACCCACAAGATCGGCTGGGGCGCCACCGGCCGCAACGGTGGCCAGGTCACCGGCAGCCTGTCCGGCGACGCCGCCATGCGCAAGCAGATGAGCCGCTTCCTCGGCCCTGAGGTGGACGATTTCATCTGGTACCTGCGCTGGCGCGGCCACGAGATCATCAAGAACCGCGTAGCCAGGTACGGCATCCAGTGCGACCTCAAGCACGGCCACCTGCACGCGGCCATGAAACCGTCCCACATGGACGAGCTCAAGGCCTCCTATGACGAGGCCGTGCGTCGTGGCATGGGCGATGACGTCACCCTGCTGGATGCCGCCGGCGTGCGCGAGCATCTGGCCTCCGACCTCTACATCGGCGCGGTGAAGAACACCCGCAACATGCACCTGCACCCCTTGAACCTGTGCATCGGCGAGGCCAAGGCCGCCGCCAGCCTGGGTGCGCTGATCTTCGAGCACTCCGAGGTGCAGGACATCATCCACGGCGATCGCCCGGCGGTGGTGACCCGTCGTGGCCGGATCAACGCCCAGCAGGTGCTGCTGGCCGGCGACGTCTACCACAAGCTGGAGCGCAAGCAACTCAAGGGCATGATCTTCCCGGCCATGGGCGGCATCGTCACCACCCGCCCCCTGGGCGACCTGGCCAAGCAGCTCAACCCCCAGGACCTTGCCGTCTACGACTGCCGCTTCGTCCTCGACTACTACCGTATGACCGGCGATGGCCGCCTGCTGTTCGGCGGTGGCGCCAACTACTCCGGCCGCGACTCCCGCGATATCGCAGCGGAGCTGCGGCCCTGCATCGAGCGCACCTTCCCGCAGCTCAAGGGCGTGGAGATCGACTTCAAGTGGAGCTGCGCCATGGGCATCGTGATGAACCGCATCCCGCAGCTGGGCAAGCTGTCGAAGAACGTCTGGTACTGCCAGGGCTACTCCGGCCACGGCGTCGCCACCACCCACATCATGGGCGAGGTCATGGCCAACGCCATGAGCGGCAGCCTGGAGAAGTTCGACACCTTCGCCCAGTGCCAGCACATCCGCGTCCCCCTCAGCGAACGCCTGGGCAACCACATGCTGGCGGTGGGCATGTGGTACTACCAGCTGATGGAGAAACTGCGCTGA